DNA from Thermoleophilum album:
TGTCGATGACGATCAGGTCGTGACTGCCACGGATCACGTCCAGTACCGGCCCGATCGCCGACGACTGCAGCAGACTCCAGGGATCCGGAGGCGATCCGCCAGCGGTGATCACGTGCAGGCTCCCGCGCCGCTCGTCGAGGCCTTCCAATGACAACGGCGCGACCTGCAGCACGTCGAGCGGCGATGCCTGGCCGCGCAGAACCTGCAGCAGGCCCGGGGCGGCGTGCAACCCGTGACGACGGGCCAGCACCGGTCGCCGCAGATCAGCCTCGACGACCGCAACCCGCAGACCTGAGCGCGCGGCCGCAGCCGCCAAATGCCAGGCGACGGTGCTGCGCCCCTCGTCGCGCCCTTGCGAGCAGATCGCCAGCGCCGATAGCGGACGTCCGTTGGTGAAGCGCAGGTTGGCGTCGAGGACCCGGAACGCCTCCGCCAACTCGGGGTCGAGCAGACCCAGCGGGCCTTCCCGGTTCAATCGACGCGAGAAGGGCAAGGTCGTCAACACGGGCGCTCCGAAAGCCGCCACCACGTCCTCGCTGCGACGCAGCCGTCGGTCCGTTTGCTCGCGCACGAGCGCCAGCCCGCTACCCAGCACCGCCCCGAAGATCAAGCCGAGCAACACCGTCTGGATCGGGTCGCCGGCCTTGCCGGTCGGCACGTAGCCGCGCTGGATCAGGCGCGGCACAGCGTTGTCGCCGGAAGCGAGCAGCTCCAGGCGCTCCAGGTAGCTGGACAGGCGCTGCACCGCTGCCGTCGTGCGTCGGCGCGCCGCTTGGCGCAACTCCGCTCTCACCAAGCGCGCCAGCCGCAGCGCGGCGCGCCGCTCAGCAGCGCCCGCGAGCTCTTGTGCGCTGCGTGCGTAGAGGTTGGCGAGCAGCGCCGCCCGCTCGGGTCGGCGCGCGCGGGCGACGATTGTCACCACGTCGCTGTCGCGACCACCGGTTACGCGGACGTCGGCGAGCACATCCTCGGTCGTCGCCGCGATTCCGCGCCGCCGCAGTGCAGCAGCCGTGTTCTCGGCGACGTCACGCGACTCGACGAGCTGCTCAAAATCCCGCGCCAGCTTGTCGACGTCGGGCGAGGTGGGAGCCAGCCCGTAAGCGTTCTGCTCCGGTCCGATGGTCTGCCGAAAGAGCAGCTTGGCCGTCGACTCGTAGTAGTCGCGATTGGCGATTGCGAACACCGCTGCAGCTATCCCAACGAGCAAGCTGACCACGAACACCAGTGGCCAGCGGCGGCGCAGCACGTCGAGCAATGGGGGCGT
Protein-coding regions in this window:
- a CDS encoding polysaccharide biosynthesis tyrosine autokinase; translated protein: MSSTIETPPLLDVLRRRWPLVFVVSLLVGIAAAVFAIANRDYYESTAKLLFRQTIGPEQNAYGLAPTSPDVDKLARDFEQLVESRDVAENTAAALRRRGIAATTEDVLADVRVTGGRDSDVVTIVARARRPERAALLANLYARSAQELAGAAERRAALRLARLVRAELRQAARRRTTAAVQRLSSYLERLELLASGDNAVPRLIQRGYVPTGKAGDPIQTVLLGLIFGAVLGSGLALVREQTDRRLRRSEDVVAAFGAPVLTTLPFSRRLNREGPLGLLDPELAEAFRVLDANLRFTNGRPLSALAICSQGRDEGRSTVAWHLAAAAARSGLRVAVVEADLRRPVLARRHGLHAAPGLLQVLRGQASPLDVLQVAPLSLEGLDERRGSLHVITAGGSPPDPWSLLQSSAIGPVLDVIRGSHDLIVIDTPPLGHYADAVAVVRGIDGVVAVARLGETRLADAARFTGQLQALRVPVFGVVANGGSISGGYSLQPITLASADEESEGTPPLRRSRTPGGPLAPGLRDR